The Mesorhizobium loti genome includes a region encoding these proteins:
- a CDS encoding PAS domain S-box protein: protein MTSGSEKAEAVEQLLDTPDLATALESDQFKKFLDQVPIAIAVSDLSAKERLVYANPEFEKLSGLDAAKLTRQNWAALSGIGIHQQKDRPLDEAVVEDTDFVGTFRLERKDKPAIVDVYSNIIEDDNGKICFRLVALIDVSAHGEAGDARAAEERIREKDTLLRELQHRVKNNLQMITALIRLETRNATEPDQKRFERLAGRVDALAILYQTLSADDQKDEVDLGVYLSQIASAVMASHAIEGIRLDMKVDTYPVSINVAMPTGLVVNELLTNALKHAFPGREGGTITLHSIVSGDGCRVVIADDGVGLPQGETWPKAGKLGALIARSLTENAKAEFDVKSSAKGTRVTIVFRRSAATAN, encoded by the coding sequence ATGACATCGGGTTCCGAAAAGGCCGAGGCGGTCGAGCAACTGCTCGATACGCCTGACCTAGCCACCGCACTGGAAAGCGACCAGTTCAAGAAATTCCTTGATCAGGTGCCGATTGCCATTGCCGTTTCGGATCTGAGCGCAAAGGAGCGCCTCGTATACGCCAATCCGGAATTCGAGAAACTGTCAGGCTTAGACGCCGCCAAACTTACCCGCCAGAACTGGGCGGCGCTTTCAGGCATCGGCATCCACCAGCAGAAGGATCGACCGCTTGACGAGGCCGTTGTCGAGGACACCGATTTCGTCGGCACATTTCGGCTGGAGCGCAAGGACAAGCCTGCAATTGTCGACGTCTATTCCAATATCATTGAGGATGACAACGGCAAGATCTGCTTCCGGCTGGTAGCGCTGATCGACGTGTCGGCCCATGGCGAGGCGGGGGACGCGCGCGCGGCGGAGGAGCGCATTCGCGAGAAGGATACTCTGCTGCGCGAACTGCAGCACCGGGTTAAAAACAATTTGCAGATGATTACTGCGCTAATTCGCCTTGAAACTCGCAACGCGACTGAGCCGGACCAGAAGCGCTTCGAGAGGTTGGCAGGGCGCGTGGACGCACTGGCTATCCTCTATCAGACGTTGTCTGCAGACGATCAAAAGGATGAGGTCGATCTCGGCGTCTATCTCAGCCAGATCGCGTCTGCTGTCATGGCCTCCCATGCGATTGAAGGCATTCGCCTTGACATGAAGGTTGATACCTATCCGGTGTCGATAAACGTCGCGATGCCGACAGGGTTGGTCGTCAACGAACTGCTGACGAATGCGCTTAAACACGCCTTCCCGGGGCGCGAAGGTGGCACGATCACGCTGCACAGCATCGTGAGCGGCGACGGTTGTCGGGTTGTCATTGCGGATGACGGGGTCGGCTTGCCTCAAGGCGAGACATGGCCAAAGGCCGGCAAGCTCGGCGCATTGATCGCGCGCTCGCTGACTGAGAATGCAAAGGCGGAGTTCGACGTCAAATCAAGCGCAAAGGGTACCAGGGTGACCATTGTTTTCAGGCGATCGGCCGCCACCGCGAACTGA
- a CDS encoding YihY/virulence factor BrkB family protein → MRLARQTWILGKESIVGFINDNALSHGAAMAFYAVTSLAPILLIVVAIAGLVFGHEAAQVALSAEIAGVMGSESADLLRATIESASHKTAGTFATLVGIVTLFVTASGVFGEMQLSLNKIWKIELPGTSLSRLVRARAASLGLVAALGFLLLVSLAASTAISALGAIINAHLPFGTTILASINAIVSFVLISALFAAIYKILPDRSLEWRDVGIGAVVTAFLFTIGKSLIGWYIGTSAIASSYGAAGALLVVLLWVYYSSEIFLLGAELTRAYSVRLGSRSDLQPIVQAKKAEPQQISKHPKDAQREVQVWILITGFLTIVATRFWPPRRS, encoded by the coding sequence ATGCGCCTGGCACGCCAAACTTGGATTCTCGGCAAGGAAAGCATCGTCGGCTTTATCAACGACAACGCGCTCAGCCACGGTGCTGCGATGGCATTTTATGCCGTTACATCCCTGGCGCCGATACTGCTGATCGTTGTTGCCATTGCCGGACTCGTCTTTGGTCATGAAGCAGCGCAGGTGGCGTTGTCGGCAGAAATTGCAGGTGTCATGGGTTCGGAGAGCGCCGACCTTCTCCGCGCCACGATTGAAAGCGCCTCGCACAAAACTGCCGGCACCTTTGCAACTCTCGTGGGCATCGTCACTCTTTTCGTTACGGCGTCAGGTGTGTTTGGAGAGATGCAGCTTTCGCTGAATAAGATCTGGAAGATTGAACTCCCCGGTACCTCCTTGTCGCGATTGGTGCGGGCGCGGGCAGCCAGCCTGGGCCTCGTCGCTGCACTCGGCTTCCTGCTGCTCGTCTCATTGGCGGCGAGCACGGCCATTTCAGCATTAGGCGCCATCATCAATGCCCATTTGCCGTTCGGGACGACCATTCTTGCATCCATAAATGCAATTGTATCGTTCGTTCTGATTTCCGCGCTGTTTGCCGCAATTTATAAGATTTTGCCCGACCGATCCCTGGAGTGGCGCGACGTTGGAATTGGCGCAGTGGTCACCGCCTTCCTCTTCACGATCGGCAAGTCGCTGATCGGCTGGTACATTGGGACAAGCGCGATTGCATCTTCCTATGGTGCGGCTGGAGCGCTGCTGGTCGTGCTGCTCTGGGTTTACTATTCCTCGGAGATCTTCTTGCTTGGGGCCGAGCTCACACGGGCCTACTCGGTGCGTCTAGGCAGCCGGTCCGATCTTCAACCGATCGTGCAGGCAAAGAAGGCTGAGCCGCAGCAGATATCGAAGCACCCCAAGGACGCCCAGCGCGAAGTACAGGTCTGGATTCTAATCACAGGCTTTCTTACGATCGTTGCGACAAGGTTCTGGCCACCGCGGCGGTCCTAG
- a CDS encoding DUF72 domain-containing protein, whose amino-acid sequence MSTDPIKRKEPGAEERRERRKLRREKQRIENLGRAVKMHAARIADRTAKGGSPLSRLDASVYVGCSGWFYWKWRGQFYPADLPTGEWFDHYAKRFDTVEINASFYSWPTVTNVKSWLRQAGNRNFVYTVKVCELITHIKRFKNTKTLVMDFGMIADILGERMGCFLFQLPPSYHFSKARLGGILGQLDPARRNVVEFRHASWWNETVYSAFRETGTIFCSCSGPRLPNVLVRTADDVYLRLHGPERWYRHDYTTDELTTWVDKIRASGARRVWVYFNNDYEGFAPKNARAMRRLLVKRPSDEQLALTADAQMHPDYRRERHDCRQPGCPADE is encoded by the coding sequence ATGAGCACTGACCCTATCAAGCGGAAAGAACCTGGAGCCGAGGAGCGCCGTGAACGGCGAAAGCTGCGCAGAGAGAAGCAGCGAATCGAAAATCTTGGACGGGCCGTCAAAATGCATGCCGCCCGCATAGCAGATAGAACAGCAAAGGGCGGGAGCCCCTTGTCGCGTTTGGACGCATCTGTCTATGTCGGCTGCTCGGGCTGGTTTTACTGGAAGTGGCGGGGGCAGTTTTACCCTGCAGATTTGCCGACAGGCGAATGGTTCGATCACTATGCGAAGCGATTCGATACCGTGGAAATCAATGCATCCTTTTATTCATGGCCGACGGTCACGAATGTCAAAAGCTGGCTCCGACAAGCTGGTAACCGCAACTTCGTCTATACGGTCAAGGTCTGTGAGCTGATTACGCACATCAAGAGGTTCAAGAACACCAAAACCCTGGTTATGGATTTTGGAATGATTGCCGATATTCTCGGCGAGCGAATGGGCTGCTTTCTATTCCAGCTGCCGCCGAGTTATCATTTCTCAAAGGCACGCCTGGGCGGCATTCTCGGCCAACTCGACCCGGCCCGGCGCAATGTGGTGGAGTTTCGTCACGCCAGTTGGTGGAACGAGACTGTTTACTCGGCCTTTCGTGAGACAGGCACAATCTTCTGCTCCTGCAGCGGCCCTCGTCTTCCGAATGTGTTGGTGCGTACGGCTGATGATGTCTACCTGCGGCTCCACGGTCCAGAGCGCTGGTATCGGCATGATTACACCACAGACGAACTGACGACATGGGTCGACAAAATCCGAGCCAGCGGCGCAAGAAGAGTTTGGGTCTATTTCAACAACGACTATGAAGGTTTTGCGCCTAAGAATGCTCGGGCAATGCGGCGCTTGCTGGTAAAACGACCTTCAGACGAACAACTAGCTCTGACTGCCGATGCACAAATGCATCCCGACTACAGGCGGGAGCGGCACGATTGCCGCCAGCCTGGTTGTCCAGCTGATGAGTAA
- a CDS encoding DUF4142 domain-containing protein, producing MKTRHLMACLATATAMAFATPAFTAENAQEFVNKAAAGGMFEVESSKIAQDKVSDQSVKDFAQKMIDDHGAANAKLESLAGEQKLKVPSDVDAQHKAELDKLQQGKAPLDRPYVEMQRSAHADAVSLFEAYAKGGDNATLKSFAQETLPTLKMHKDMIEKIAATAGTESTETTAATPAVTTTDTADPSAPVPGANSFTEDQAKRRIQDAGYSDVSALTKDDQGIWRGQASKDGKSTAVALDYQGNVVAGTN from the coding sequence ATGAAAACACGTCACTTAATGGCCTGCTTGGCCACTGCCACTGCTATGGCTTTCGCTACACCGGCCTTCACCGCTGAAAATGCGCAGGAGTTCGTCAACAAGGCCGCAGCTGGCGGAATGTTCGAAGTGGAATCGAGCAAGATCGCCCAAGACAAGGTCTCCGACCAGAGCGTCAAGGACTTCGCTCAAAAGATGATCGACGATCACGGTGCGGCCAACGCCAAGCTGGAATCGCTTGCCGGCGAACAGAAACTGAAGGTCCCCAGCGACGTCGACGCCCAGCACAAGGCCGAACTGGACAAGCTCCAGCAAGGCAAGGCTCCGCTCGATCGGCCCTACGTCGAAATGCAGCGCAGCGCCCATGCTGATGCGGTCAGCTTGTTTGAGGCATACGCCAAGGGCGGCGACAACGCCACGCTCAAGTCGTTTGCGCAAGAGACGTTGCCGACCCTCAAGATGCACAAGGACATGATCGAAAAGATTGCGGCTACCGCGGGCACGGAGTCGACAGAGACCACTGCAGCAACGCCTGCTGTCACGACCACCGACACTGCCGATCCATCAGCCCCCGTTCCCGGCGCAAACAGCTTCACTGAAGACCAGGCGAAACGCCGCATCCAGGACGCCGGTTACTCAGACGTATCGGCGTTGACCAAGGATGACCAGGGCATCTGGCGTGGTCAGGCCAGCAAGGACGGCAAGAGCACCGCCGTTGCGCTCGACTATCAAGGCAACGTCGTTGCCGGCACGAACTGA